One stretch of Monomorium pharaonis isolate MP-MQ-018 chromosome 10, ASM1337386v2, whole genome shotgun sequence DNA includes these proteins:
- the LOC118647487 gene encoding zinc finger MYM-type protein 1-like has translation MLELRTKEDLKCETELTKNIIIIDKHKQKDGNISSVEEKENSSIVSWKNSIDLNDPCTWFPISDKIKCYLISKEPDQGRNVNFEVSARDCGNGTIVKFNPSWFDKNKKNGEKMSRTWLIYCKKRQCLYCFPCLLFETDQLSKFSKPEEGFFNWKKLNPKIFEHENKPAHRTNYLKWQKLKSDLKMSASIDRDLQQQILTEKEKWRHVLKAIVETVLFCAQNNIALRGHGQLGEKDCGIFLNLIELISRHDKILAEHLSNNRRVTYLSPQIQNEFIHLLGEYVREKIISDIKEAKYFTIIFDCTPDISHVEQMSQVIRYVDKECNIRESFIDFIDTVDKTGEGLAQVILEKLKHDGLEIENCRGQAYDNGANMVGKYKGVQSHILSIEKFAKFMPCVAHKLNLVGVHAASVSVEMVNFFGIVQQIYVFFSASTTRWDLLTSKYKHKLTLK, from the coding sequence atgttagaacTGCGAACAAAAGAAGACTTAAAGTGTGAAACTGAACttacaaagaatattataattattgacaaACATAAGCAAAAAGACGGAAATATCAGCAGtgtggaagaaaaagaaaatagttcTATTGTTTCTTGGAAAAATTCCATTGACTTAAATGACCCATGCACTTGGTTTCCAATTTcggataaaattaaatgctaCCTTATCAGCAAAGAACCAGATCAAGgaagaaatgttaattttgaaGTAAGTGCACGAGATTGTGGCAACGGcacaatagtaaaatttaatcctAGCTGGTTCgacaaaaacaagaaaaacgGTGAAAAAATGTCGCGTACATGGCTCatctattgtaaaaaaagacaatGTTTGTATTGCTTTCCTTGCTTACTATTTGAAACTGATCAATTGTCAAAATTTAGTAAACCTGAAGAAGGCTTCTTTAATtggaagaaattaaatcccAAAATTTTTGAGCATGAAAACAAACCGGCTCATCGAACGAACTATTTGAAATGGCAAAAGCTGAAAAgtgatttaaaaatgtcagCATCCATAGACCGAGACTTGCAACAACAAATATTGaccgagaaagaaaaatggcgTCATGTTTTAAAAGCTATTGTTGAAACTGTTTTATTCTGTGCTCAAAATAATATCGCTCTGAGAGGACATGGACAACTGGGAGAAAAAGACtgcggtatttttttaaatcttatagaACTTATTAGTCGACACGATAAAATTCTTGCGGAACATCTTTCAAACAATAGACGCGTTACTTATCTTTCACCACAAATACAGAACGAATTTATTCATTTGCTGGGAGAGTACGTTCGTGAAAAAATTATCAGTGATATAAaagaagcaaaatattttaccatAATCTTTGACTGCACCCCAGACATCTCCCATGTAGAACAGATGTCTCAAGTTATTAGATATGTTGATAAGGAATGTAATATTCGCGAaagttttattgattttattgatactGTAGACAAAACAGGAGAGGGTTTGGCGCAagttatattagaaaaattaaaacacgACGGTCTAGAAATAGAAAACTGCCGCGGTCAGGCTTATGATAATGGGGCGAATATGGTCGGTAAATATAAAGGTGTCCAAAGtcatattttaagtattgAAAAGTTTGCTAAATTTATGCCGTGTGTTGCTCATAAATTGAATTTGGTTGGTGTTCATGCTGCAAGTGTTTCAGTAGAAATGGTAAACTTTTTCGGTATCGTGCAGCAGATTTACGTCTTCTTTTCTGCATCAACAACGCGCTGGGATTTATTGAcaagtaaatataaacataaactGACTTTAAAGTGA